DNA from Chryseobacterium wanjuense:
ACCTTAGCTTAAGTTGATCCGCAATAACTTTTATTTTTTCTCCCACAATATACCGATCCGTGTGTGCACTGCCTATAAATACGATATCATACTCTGGCACACCTTGGTTCTGTCTTAAATTTTTATATTCATCCAGATAAAAAAGTGGTCTGAAATTCAAATTATATTTGACCGAATCATTATATTCAAAAGTAAATTTTTTATCAAAATATTTTAAATTAGAAATAAGATTAGGATATTCTGTCAAAGGATCAAAATTGTAGTAGATCATCTCCATGTCAGGGTTACTTTCCTTGATTTTTTCAAGAAAAAAAGCAGGAATTGCTTCACCTTTTATCAACAGGAAATAATCGTATTTCTTATGTTTAATATCATCCAAAATCCGGTTGTAGTATTTATTTATTTTTAAATGATACAACCTTTTATTAAGACGAATGATTCCTTTGGAAATATTGGAGTTGGAAGGCCTTTCATCATAAAAATCCACTTCATTTCCCATCTCAGTAAGTCTTTTTGCTATGGCTCTTTCATATTTAAAAAAACTGACTGATAAGAAAAGAATTTTTTTGTTTTTCAGGCTGATCATTTTAAAAGTCCTTTTACTTTCATCTCTTCCAGAGATTCTTTGAACTTCACATCCTGAATATTTTGCTGCAATACCCAATTGGTAAACTTCGACATTCCTTCTTCAAAAGATATTTTAGGCTGAAAGTTTAATCTTGATTTAATCTTGCTGATATCTGCAAAATTGTGCCTGATGTCTCCCAAACGGAACTGGCCTGAAATATTGATTTCGAAATCGATATTATAAAATTTTCTGAGATTTTCTGCAACGGTCGTCACTGCCGTTGAAACTCCAGTTCCAACATTGAAAATTTCTCCGTTTGCGGCATCATTTTCAATACATTTTATCGTTGCTTCCACTGCATCGTCAACGTGGATGAAATCTCGGGACTCCCTCCCGTCTTCAAAAACATTAATATTATTTCCATTAAGAATCTGGGATGAAAAAATAGATAAAATTCCCGTATATGGATTCAGTAAAGACTGACCTTCTCCATAGACATTCTGGAATCTTACCGCGACCGGCGCCACTCCCATCGATGAACAGGCGGTCATCACCATTTGTTCCTGGGTATATTTTGTAATTCCGTAGATGGATGTTGGATGTATTTTTGATTCTTCATCTGTAGGAAGTGCAGTAAGCGTTTGTCCGTCAGGATAAATAATATCAAACTTCCCGCTTCTCATTTCTGCAACATTTCTCGGTTTCGGATAGATCAACCCTAATTCCGGATGCAGATATTTTCCTTCGCCGTACACTGCCCTGGAAGATGCAATGACAACTTTTTTCACATTATGAGGTTTATTTACCAGAAGATCAAGCATTTTTGACGTTCCGGAAACATTCACTTCCGTATATTTTTCAATCTCGTACATCGATTGTCCGGTTCCGGTTTCTGCGGCCAGATGCACAATCACTTCTTGCCCTTCAATCGCTTTTTCCCAATCTTCAAGGTTGATAATATCTCCGTGAATGAAATTGACCTTTCCTAAAATACTCCTGTACAGCGGCGAATCTTCTTCAGGATTTTCCCCGTGGATCTGAGAAGAAAGATTATCTAAAACAGTAACTTCATATCCTTTTTTCCTAAGTTCCAGCGACAACTTACTTCCAATAAATCCGGCTCCTCCTGTGATGAGTATTTTCATGCTTATTTGTGTAATGTTTAATTTTTTGTTTTCCTTATATTATAATAAAAGGTTCGGAACAGCAAAAGTAAATATTTTGCTTTGTAAAAAAGCCTAAATGTCACATATTGAAGAAAACTTATTTTTTTCAGTATATAGATTTCCTTTAGGTTCTTTCTAAAACCTTTAGCCATTTCCGGAAGATTCGCAGATAATCCTGAAACCCCGAACGTTCTTTTTCCCTTTCCTACAGTTACCAAACTTTCGTCCAAGATATACATTTTATTTTTTAATGAAACCTTCATCCAATAGTTAACATCTTCAGCATATCTTTGATCATCATCAAAATATCCCGTATTTTCAAGGACTTTCTTCCTGAACATTACGGTTGAAGGCTGTGCTTCATTTCTTATTAGAAGCTTCCTGAAGGTTATCTCTGCAAGTCCATTTTTTACATGATAAGGAAAAAGAATTTTATTGTTATTTCTAGCCGTTGCCAGAAAATCGATTTGCAGATCATTTTCAAAATGCTGTATCTGTTTTTCAATTTTATCGGTATGCCACTCGTCATCCGCATCCAGTAGAGCGATATAATCTCCTTTTGCAACTTTTAGCCCTGTATTTCTGCCCTTAGAAACTCCGCCGTTATTTTGATGTAATAAAATAATATTCAACTGTGGATTTTCTTTCATATAATTTTCTACAATTGCCTTGCTTTTATCTGTAGAACCATCGTTCACAATAATAATTTCAAATTTTTCCAGAGGAAAAGTCTGATTTTTTACAGAATCTAAAGCGGAAACTATAGATTGCTCAGCATTATACATGGGAACAATTACGGAAATCATTTAATTTTCTTTAAACTTATTTTTAAAAATACCCAAAACCAAAGTGATGATTACAAACGGCATACACATATTGAAAAAACTGAGATCAAAAAAAGAATTTGTAATCATATCCGTATAGCCATATTTTGCAAAATACATGATAAAAGGTACGAAAACACAAATAAACAGCAACGTTCCTGCACGAAAAGTAATGTCGGAAAATGATTGTATTTTAAAAGACAATACAAAAGCTGCCACAATATATAAAAGACTAAGTAATAGCGGCTGTTTTGCACCCTGAATCATAAGTGGGTTGTGCTTTATAAAAACATCAAAGCCAGGTGCATTATGAAAGAAAAAATAGGCAACAGCAGCCACTGTAATTATGAAAACCAAAGTAAACCGCAATTTCTCCAAAATTGAAAAATCATAAAACTTTTTAAACAATAAAATAATCAACGGAATAGCTGATGAAAGGCGTGTCATTAAAAACAATGCTGATAAAAATGAAACCAATTCCAGTTTCATATTATTTTTCATTAAAAATTTATTCCAGATTAAAAATGTAAATCCTGCAACAATAATAAAATTGGAAAATAAATCACTCTTCACATATACCTCCCACAAATAACTTGGTGAAAGAAAAAGTAAAATCAATACCGCCAGTCTTTGTTTATAATCCGTAAAAATTTTAAAGATCAGATAAGAAAAAAGTAAAAAACAAAAAGACTGCAAATATCCTACACTTCCGAAAAGCAGGTAAAAAGGCATTCCTAAAACAATAAGCATGGGAAGATTAGAAGATTCCCGACCCATATGATCCGGAATATTATAAGGATACTGTCCGTTCAATATTGCTTTTATCCCGATTTCCATGGCAGACCAGCGATCTACATTCAGGGAATTTCCGTCAATTTTATAATTCAGATAAACACTTAAAAAGAAGAATAAAACAACTCCAAACCAAAATAATATTTTATAAAAAACCTCTTTAAAGTTGAATTTTAAATAAAAAAAACTTACTCCCGGAACAGCCAACAAATAAACGGTTAAAATCAACATATTATAATTCTCCCCGTACTTCATGATAAACAAAGAATTTATAATAAGGTAAATTAAAAAACTGCTGTATTTTTTAATCGTATCTAAAGAAGTGTTACTTGAGAATTGTAAGATATCCATGAAGAATTGTAACGTTTACTTTGGTTTAAGAATTCCCTTCATTATACGGCAACCTGTTCATAATCGACCTTCCCAGAGAAATTTCATCGGCATATTCCAGCTCATCGCCCACCGAGATTCCTCTTGCAATGCTTGAAAAATTGACATTAAAGTTTTTAAACTTTTTGTAGATATAATAAGCCGTCGTATCGCCTTCCATCGTGGCACTCAGCGCAAAGATTAATTCTTTTACCCTGCCTCCGTTCAGCTTTTTTTCAATGCTTGGAATGTTGAGCTGATTCGGTCCTACGCCTTCCATCGGGGAAATTTTTCCGCCTAAGATCAAATATTTTCCGCTGTATTTCCCTGTATTTTCAATGGCAATAACATCGCGAACATCTTCTACAACGCAGATCAGTTCATCATTTCTTTTTTCATTGCTGCAAATTTCGCAAACATCAAAATCAGAAAAATTATGACATTCTTTGCAGTATTTTATTTCATTCACAAGGTTAATCACGGAATTCCCAAGACTTACCGCTCTGGAATTGGGTTGTTTCAATAAATGTAAGGCTAAACGTAAAGCCGTTTTCCTGCCAATTCCGGGCAATCCCGAAATCTCATCCACTGCTTTTGCCAAAACTTTACTTGGGTAATCCATAAGACAAAAATAGTGATAATTGTTGATAATTTATCGTTGTTAGCCACTAGTTTCTCTCTAAAAACATCTTTAAATTTAATGATTAATAAATCTCCACTGTTTGACTTAATAAATTTTCTTACTATCTGTTTTTTAAAGATTAATTTTTAAAATTATTTATAATTAAGTTAAAACAAAAAACTCTCTAAATCGAAACACTTTCACTTCCATCTCCCTTCTTCCATCTTCCATCTTAAATTAAAAACCTCTATCTTTGAATTTCTAAATATTAACTTGAAAAAAAATAAACTAAATGGTACTTAACAATTTAAATTATCCATTGGATTTTAAATTTAAGATCACAACATTAGCCAGTGATTTTAATATCACGGACAAAAACGGAAACTATGTAGCTTACGTTCGTCAGAAAATGTTTAAATTGAAAGAAGATGTAGTCATTTTCAATGACGAGAGCAAATCAAAAGAACTGTTCAGAATCAGAGCTAATAAATGGATCGATTTTAATGCTTCTTATTCCATCAATGAAGTGGCAACCGGAAAAAACTTCGGAAGGCTGGCCAGAAAAGGAATGCGCTCTCTTTGGAAATCTACCTACAATATTCTGGACGAAAATGATCAGCAGAAATTTACCATAACAGAAGATAATGCATGGACAAAATTCTTCGACGGACTGGTAAGCGAGATCCCGATTATCGGAATGTTTACGGGATATTTCCTTAACCCGGCTTATACCGTAAGAGGTATTGACGGAAAAGAATATTTTAAACTAAAAAAAATGCCTTCATTCTTCGGAAGAAGATTCCAGCTGGACAGAATGATTGATATTGATGATGAAGACGAAAGTTTAGTCATTCTTTCATTCTTAATGATGGTTCTTCTGGAAAGAGCAAGAGGATAAAATAATATAAACCACAAACAATGAAATACGTAATTATTTTTTTTTCAGCATTTCTGTTGGTCGCTTGTAAAAAAGACCAACAAACCGTTTCAAGTTCCGCACCTGTGGCAGATTCTTTAGCAACTGTTCAGGATACAGCAAAAACAGAGGTTTCTTCAGGAAAAATTTTAGTTGAAAACTTTCCTTTCCCGAAAGAAATTAAGGAATGTTCTTGTTATTTTGCAAAAAATAAAAAAGATTTTGAAGCAGAAAGATACATATATGCCGATGATGCCGGAAAAACTGCCTACA
Protein-coding regions in this window:
- a CDS encoding CgeB family protein — translated: MISLKNKKILFLSVSFFKYERAIAKRLTEMGNEVDFYDERPSNSNISKGIIRLNKRLYHLKINKYYNRILDDIKHKKYDYFLLIKGEAIPAFFLEKIKESNPDMEMIYYNFDPLTEYPNLISNLKYFDKKFTFEYNDSVKYNLNFRPLFYLDEYKNLRQNQGVPEYDIVFIGSAHTDRYIVGEKIKVIADQLKLRSYFYYYAMGRFTFRLKKIIDKSLKQFDIDKVSFDKLNHDQIIDFYKKTKSVLDINKPFQNGLTIRTFEVLASGRKLITTNFDIKNYPFYNPDNILVIDRKNIQLDPEFFKTDFQELGEDVLYKMSLDSFIECLFIKDQDDYWNSFRKN
- a CDS encoding NAD-dependent epimerase/dehydratase family protein, yielding MKILITGGAGFIGSKLSLELRKKGYEVTVLDNLSSQIHGENPEEDSPLYRSILGKVNFIHGDIINLEDWEKAIEGQEVIVHLAAETGTGQSMYEIEKYTEVNVSGTSKMLDLLVNKPHNVKKVVIASSRAVYGEGKYLHPELGLIYPKPRNVAEMRSGKFDIIYPDGQTLTALPTDEESKIHPTSIYGITKYTQEQMVMTACSSMGVAPVAVRFQNVYGEGQSLLNPYTGILSIFSSQILNGNNINVFEDGRESRDFIHVDDAVEATIKCIENDAANGEIFNVGTGVSTAVTTVAENLRKFYNIDFEINISGQFRLGDIRHNFADISKIKSRLNFQPKISFEEGMSKFTNWVLQQNIQDVKFKESLEEMKVKGLLK
- a CDS encoding glycosyltransferase family 2 protein, whose translation is MISVIVPMYNAEQSIVSALDSVKNQTFPLEKFEIIIVNDGSTDKSKAIVENYMKENPQLNIILLHQNNGGVSKGRNTGLKVAKGDYIALLDADDEWHTDKIEKQIQHFENDLQIDFLATARNNNKILFPYHVKNGLAEITFRKLLIRNEAQPSTVMFRKKVLENTGYFDDDQRYAEDVNYWMKVSLKNKMYILDESLVTVGKGKRTFGVSGLSANLPEMAKGFRKNLKEIYILKKISFLQYVTFRLFYKAKYLLLLFRTFYYNIRKTKN
- the recR gene encoding recombination mediator RecR; translation: MDYPSKVLAKAVDEISGLPGIGRKTALRLALHLLKQPNSRAVSLGNSVINLVNEIKYCKECHNFSDFDVCEICSNEKRNDELICVVEDVRDVIAIENTGKYSGKYLILGGKISPMEGVGPNQLNIPSIEKKLNGGRVKELIFALSATMEGDTTAYYIYKKFKNFNVNFSSIARGISVGDELEYADEISLGRSIMNRLPYNEGNS
- a CDS encoding LURP-one-related/scramblase family protein, translating into MVLNNLNYPLDFKFKITTLASDFNITDKNGNYVAYVRQKMFKLKEDVVIFNDESKSKELFRIRANKWIDFNASYSINEVATGKNFGRLARKGMRSLWKSTYNILDENDQQKFTITEDNAWTKFFDGLVSEIPIIGMFTGYFLNPAYTVRGIDGKEYFKLKKMPSFFGRRFQLDRMIDIDDEDESLVILSFLMMVLLERARG